A genomic segment from Alistipes senegalensis JC50 encodes:
- a CDS encoding glycoside hydrolase family 99-like domain-containing protein, whose amino-acid sequence MKKKTFVLFLAGALCLAAPSCGEDRPPAAEYDVAAFVWPAYHNDPRFAEIGIFPDGVGEWEAVYKARPKFEGHRQPRIPLWGYLDEADPQVQEKKIRTALEYGVNTFIFDWYWYDDRPFLEDVLNKGFLQAGNNRKMKFYLMWANHVMTSYLDAADPDKSKVYWPEPVTPEIFDRIADHLIEDYFKLPNYYKIDGKPVFSIYETSTFIREMGGEEQAVAALDRFRKKCVEAGLPGVHIQPILWFLLPATSTGMAGDTSVSQQNTVRRFGFESLTNYQWCHLVPADRDYQEWGDMASAYYEKFDREFDVPYFPHVSIGWDPNPRYPEGLQPCVTGSTPARFEAFLRRAKAYVDAHPDQPPLITINAWNEWAEGSCLEPDSLNGYGYLEAVKRVFRTIE is encoded by the coding sequence GAAAAAGAAGACCTTTGTTTTATTCCTCGCCGGAGCACTATGTCTCGCCGCTCCGTCCTGCGGGGAGGACAGACCTCCTGCCGCCGAATACGATGTCGCCGCATTCGTCTGGCCGGCTTATCACAATGATCCCCGTTTCGCGGAGATCGGGATTTTCCCCGACGGGGTCGGCGAATGGGAGGCCGTTTACAAGGCTCGCCCTAAATTCGAAGGACACCGGCAGCCCCGTATCCCGCTGTGGGGGTATCTGGACGAGGCCGATCCGCAGGTGCAGGAGAAAAAAATTCGCACGGCCCTCGAATACGGGGTCAATACTTTCATTTTCGACTGGTATTGGTACGATGACCGTCCGTTCCTGGAAGATGTGCTGAACAAGGGCTTTCTGCAAGCCGGGAATAATCGGAAAATGAAGTTTTATCTGATGTGGGCCAACCATGTGATGACTTCCTATCTCGATGCGGCCGATCCCGACAAGAGCAAAGTCTACTGGCCGGAGCCGGTTACGCCGGAAATATTCGACCGGATTGCCGACCACCTGATCGAAGATTATTTCAAACTGCCGAATTACTACAAGATCGACGGCAAACCGGTTTTCTCCATCTACGAAACTTCGACTTTCATCCGTGAAATGGGCGGTGAGGAGCAGGCGGTTGCCGCGCTCGACCGGTTCCGGAAGAAATGTGTCGAAGCCGGATTGCCGGGAGTGCACATTCAGCCGATCCTTTGGTTTCTGCTGCCTGCGACTTCGACGGGTATGGCGGGGGATACCTCCGTCTCCCAGCAGAACACGGTGCGCCGTTTCGGATTCGAGAGCCTGACCAATTACCAATGGTGCCACCTAGTGCCGGCGGACCGGGATTATCAGGAGTGGGGAGATATGGCCTCCGCCTATTATGAAAAGTTCGACCGGGAATTCGATGTTCCCTATTTCCCGCATGTGTCGATCGGTTGGGACCCGAACCCTCGCTATCCCGAGGGGTTGCAGCCCTGTGTGACGGGATCGACGCCGGCCCGGTTCGAAGCATTTCTGCGGCGTGCGAAAGCCTATGTCGATGCACATCCCGACCAACCGCCCCTGATCACGATCAACGCCTGGAACGAATGGGCCGAGGGCAGCTGCCTCGAGCCCGACAGCCTGAACGGTTACGGATATCTGGAAGCAGTCAAACGTGTATTTAGAACCATAGAATGA